The following is a genomic window from Hymenobacter monticola.
TCGCGCAGCAGCCCGTTGCCGATGTAGGCGGCCAGCTCCGTCCGCACGCGCCCGTCGGCCCGCAATACGTCGGCCGCCACCAGGGCTTGTTCGGCGGCCGGGGCGTCGGCGCGCAGGCACCAGGCGGCCAGGGCTTCCGCCTGCGCGGCCGACAGCTCGGGCGCATACAATAGCTGCCCCGTGGCATCGAAGCGGAAGGCGGCGGCCAGGTCAGCAGTCCCCACGGGCGGGGCGCCGAGCAAGAGCAGGCCCCGCAACCAGGACAGCCGGGGCAGCTCTTCCAGCAGCAGGTTGCCGCCGTAGGAATGGCCCACCACCAGCGCGGGTCGGCCTTCTGCCAGGGTTTCAACAGCTGCCACGAGCGCCGCGCCCAGCCGGTCGGGCGCGTACAGGGCCGCCACGCGCGGCGAGAGCCCCAGCCCGGGCAGGTCCAGCGCTACCAGCCGGAATGCCTGCAGCTCCGGGGCTTGCAGCTGGCCCTGAAATAAGTCGGCGCCCATGGAATTGCCCGGTACGAAAACGACCAGCGGCCCGGCCGGGTCGCCCGCCTCGTAGGTGTGCAGGGCTGTTTCGAAAGCGGGCAGCGGCAGCAAAGCAGGGCGCATAAGGGAGTGTTTAAACCAAACCGGGGCTTGAATAAGCAGCGGCTTGCCGCCT
Proteins encoded in this region:
- a CDS encoding alpha/beta fold hydrolase; this translates as MRPALLPLPAFETALHTYEAGDPAGPLVVFVPGNSMGADLFQGQLQAPELQAFRLVALDLPGLGLSPRVAALYAPDRLGAALVAAVETLAEGRPALVVGHSYGGNLLLEELPRLSWLRGLLLLGAPPVGTADLAAAFRFDATGQLLYAPELSAAQAEALAAWCLRADAPAAEQALVAADVLRADGRVRTELAAYIGNGLLRDERAHVAATSVPLAFATGEQERALDFAYFDTLAAPTRWGQSLHLLPGAAHLPFLENPVAFNRLLLAFAAATALP